The Lewinellaceae bacterium genome has a segment encoding these proteins:
- a CDS encoding glycoside hydrolase family 13 protein, which produces MYKFFLILLNIISLAFLLHGQPDSIYNDDPTQYLPMGMEVAPFRHYSAEGGIVDRVRVHPPNWWTGMADPTVEVMIYDEKIGDYEVRLSDKAGVRLGKVYRVENPNYLFIAIETGPGTQPGFFDIILTKGAQQKSYPYELKARKKDTSKVQGLNASDFIYLVMPDRFANGDYTNDSFEDMLQSGVNRDKMFFRHGGDLQGILDHLDYFKELGVTALWLNPVLENDQPYSSYHGYAITDHYEIDKRFGSNELYRTFVEKCHEKGIKVIMDIVFNHCGHEHWFIKDLPEEDWINQWPEFTKSNFRSAVVADPYASQSDASHLFDGWFDYTMPDLNQKNPRLANYLIQNKIWWTEYSGHDAYRIDTWYFPDQDFLSDWAKRMQQEYPTIGLFGETWTQQLAVQATLAANDRLTKGYNSNLPGITDFQLNFAIEEALTLPQSWTGGLARIYYTLTQDFLYDDPMRNVIFLDNHDKSRFFSTVGEEVDKLKSGIAFLLTMRGIPSMYYGTEQLFAGLADPDGKVRQDFPGGWKEDKVNKFDPSDRTAAENDMFGYVKKLANYRRNTPALYNGKLMHFIPENGVYVYFRYDTTKTIMVLMNTNAEATKVNTARFAERMGGFLKAKNVISEKILSEIDVIEVDKSSTLVLELLN; this is translated from the coding sequence ATGTACAAATTTTTCCTCATACTTCTAAACATAATCTCACTCGCTTTTCTCCTTCACGGGCAACCGGATTCCATTTACAATGATGATCCCACCCAATACCTGCCCATGGGAATGGAAGTGGCTCCATTTCGGCACTATTCGGCGGAAGGAGGAATAGTAGATCGCGTAAGGGTGCATCCTCCAAATTGGTGGACTGGAATGGCAGATCCTACTGTTGAGGTGATGATCTACGATGAAAAGATCGGAGACTACGAGGTGCGTTTAAGTGATAAAGCCGGCGTTCGTCTCGGTAAAGTATACCGGGTGGAAAATCCCAATTACCTTTTTATCGCAATAGAGACAGGGCCAGGAACCCAACCGGGATTTTTCGATATCATCCTGACCAAAGGAGCTCAACAAAAAAGTTATCCCTACGAACTCAAAGCCAGGAAAAAGGATACTTCCAAAGTACAGGGCCTCAATGCCTCTGATTTCATCTACCTGGTCATGCCCGACCGTTTTGCCAATGGCGATTACACCAACGATAGTTTCGAGGATATGCTGCAATCCGGCGTAAACCGGGACAAAATGTTCTTCCGCCATGGGGGAGACCTTCAGGGGATTCTCGATCATCTCGATTACTTTAAAGAATTGGGCGTTACCGCCCTTTGGTTGAACCCGGTACTGGAGAATGACCAGCCTTATTCTTCCTACCACGGTTACGCCATCACAGACCATTATGAAATAGACAAGCGCTTTGGAAGCAATGAATTGTACCGGACTTTCGTCGAAAAGTGCCACGAAAAAGGGATCAAGGTCATCATGGATATCGTATTCAATCATTGTGGTCATGAGCACTGGTTTATCAAAGATTTGCCTGAGGAGGACTGGATCAACCAATGGCCGGAATTTACTAAATCCAATTTTCGTTCGGCGGTGGTGGCCGATCCTTATGCTTCCCAATCGGATGCCAGCCATTTGTTTGATGGATGGTTTGATTATACCATGCCCGACCTCAATCAGAAAAACCCGAGACTGGCCAACTACCTGATTCAAAATAAAATCTGGTGGACCGAATACTCCGGCCACGATGCTTACCGTATTGATACCTGGTATTTTCCGGATCAGGATTTCTTGTCGGACTGGGCCAAACGCATGCAGCAGGAATATCCGACTATCGGGTTGTTTGGGGAAACCTGGACGCAACAACTCGCCGTACAGGCTACACTTGCCGCCAACGACAGGTTAACCAAAGGATACAATTCGAACCTTCCGGGGATCACGGATTTTCAACTCAATTTTGCCATTGAAGAAGCTTTGACCCTCCCCCAGTCCTGGACAGGGGGATTGGCTCGCATTTATTATACCCTGACGCAGGATTTTCTCTATGATGATCCAATGCGAAACGTGATCTTTCTGGACAATCATGATAAGTCCCGCTTCTTTTCCACCGTTGGAGAAGAGGTGGATAAACTGAAAAGCGGCATCGCTTTCCTGCTCACCATGCGGGGCATTCCCTCCATGTATTATGGTACGGAGCAACTTTTTGCAGGTTTGGCCGATCCTGATGGTAAGGTGCGCCAGGATTTTCCAGGGGGATGGAAAGAAGATAAGGTCAACAAATTTGATCCTTCGGACAGAACCGCGGCGGAGAACGATATGTTTGGTTATGTTAAAAAACTGGCTAATTATCGTCGCAACACGCCCGCCTTGTACAACGGGAAACTCATGCATTTTATACCTGAAAACGGAGTTTATGTGTATTTTAGGTACGATACCACTAAAACCATCATGGTTCTCATGAATACGAATGCAGAAGCAACAAAAGTGAATACAGCTCGTTTTGCAGAGCGGATGGGCGGGTTTTTAAAAGCAAAAAATGTTATAAGTGAAAAAATATTGTCTGAAATTGACGTTATTGAGGTGGATAAAAGCAGCACCCTGGTTTTAGAATTATTAAATTAA
- a CDS encoding RagB/SusD family nutrient uptake outer membrane protein, translated as MKHSIYIKIMSLAALLFICNSCFNDLDTIPLDKDIVTAASVYEDPNAYKQVLAKLYAGLAVSGQEGPSGQADISGIDEGFGQYLRGLWYHQELTTDEAVIGWNDQTILNFHGQNWSSDDGFTYAFYSRIFYQIPLCNEFLRETTDAKLDSRGVDSDLKKDIQGFRAEARFLRALSYWHALDIFRNVPFVTEDDIVGSFFPEQIKGPDLFNYIESELKAIENEIAPVRTNEYGRADQGAVWALLAKLYLNAEVYTGTPRYTDCLTYCEKIINGGYTLEPVYQNLFLADNDHNNEVIFPITFDGVNTKTWGGTTFIIRAGIGGSMNPVASGVSSGWAGTRTTKQFIAKFPQNLGGIVVAPNEGLTASYSKVYMPGDYQGWNGSNNATTLTSVSGNKVYEGYKYFPEDNSRFFITKYPLSPGFGDNDGDGTLTMGDTITAGPAGLYYVQVDFNNNTYVMERREWGVLGDATATGWDSDTNMEWDAAKEAMKITISLNPGTIKFRANDDWAANLGDDNADGILTQEGQNIVIAEGGNYEILLFLDKPDYTYQLKNTSTDVRGLFYKNGQNLDITDLTLFTDGYAINKFKNVNSDGSAGSNPDHTDTDFPVFRLADIYLMAAEAIMRSGGDMDTAVGYFNTVRKRAFNNSSAGDITAGELTLDFLLDERGRELYWECQRRTDLIRFGKFSNTDYQWAWKGGVMEGKSVEAWRDIFPIPSADLGANPNLEQNTGY; from the coding sequence ATGAAGCATTCTATTTATATCAAAATAATGTCATTAGCAGCCTTGCTCTTTATTTGTAACAGCTGCTTCAATGACCTCGATACCATCCCGCTCGACAAGGATATTGTAACGGCGGCTTCTGTTTACGAGGATCCCAATGCCTACAAGCAGGTGTTGGCAAAATTATATGCAGGATTGGCGGTTTCCGGACAGGAAGGCCCTTCCGGCCAGGCGGATATTTCCGGCATTGATGAAGGTTTCGGTCAATATTTGAGAGGACTCTGGTACCACCAGGAACTCACAACAGATGAAGCCGTAATCGGTTGGAATGATCAGACCATTCTGAATTTCCATGGCCAGAACTGGAGTTCTGACGATGGGTTTACCTACGCTTTTTACAGCCGTATTTTTTATCAGATACCGCTTTGCAATGAATTTTTAAGAGAAACAACGGATGCCAAACTTGACTCAAGAGGGGTGGATAGTGATTTGAAGAAAGACATACAGGGATTCCGCGCTGAGGCACGGTTCCTTCGTGCCTTGAGTTACTGGCACGCACTCGACATTTTCCGCAATGTACCCTTTGTAACAGAAGATGACATCGTTGGATCTTTCTTTCCCGAACAAATTAAAGGTCCGGATCTTTTTAATTATATTGAGTCCGAACTTAAGGCTATTGAAAATGAGATCGCCCCGGTAAGGACCAATGAATACGGAAGAGCGGATCAGGGAGCCGTCTGGGCTTTGCTGGCAAAATTGTATCTGAATGCGGAAGTTTATACCGGCACTCCGAGATATACGGATTGTTTAACATATTGTGAAAAAATTATTAATGGAGGATATACCCTTGAGCCCGTGTATCAAAACCTGTTCCTGGCAGACAATGACCATAACAATGAGGTGATCTTCCCCATTACTTTTGATGGTGTGAACACAAAGACCTGGGGTGGAACAACCTTTATCATCAGAGCGGGTATCGGAGGATCCATGAATCCTGTAGCTTCTGGTGTCTCCAGCGGTTGGGCCGGAACCCGGACCACTAAGCAATTTATAGCCAAATTCCCTCAAAATCTTGGAGGTATTGTGGTAGCTCCTAATGAAGGATTGACTGCCAGTTATTCAAAAGTTTACATGCCTGGTGATTATCAGGGTTGGAATGGGTCAAATAACGCTACCACGCTGACTTCTGTCAGTGGCAATAAAGTGTATGAAGGTTATAAATATTTTCCTGAAGACAATAGCCGGTTCTTTATTACCAAATATCCTTTGTCTCCTGGATTTGGTGACAATGACGGCGACGGTACCCTGACCATGGGAGATACCATTACCGCCGGTCCTGCCGGTTTGTATTACGTCCAGGTGGATTTTAACAACAATACCTACGTTATGGAAAGGCGTGAATGGGGTGTACTTGGAGATGCCACCGCCACCGGTTGGGATTCTGATACCAACATGGAATGGGATGCTGCCAAGGAAGCTATGAAGATCACGATCAGCCTTAATCCGGGGACCATCAAGTTCAGAGCCAATGATGATTGGGCTGCAAACCTCGGTGATGATAATGCAGACGGTATTCTTACCCAGGAAGGTCAAAATATTGTGATAGCAGAAGGGGGAAATTACGAAATTCTCCTTTTCCTGGATAAACCTGATTATACCTACCAGTTAAAAAACACCAGTACTGACGTAAGGGGACTTTTTTACAAAAACGGACAAAACCTTGATATTACGGATTTGACCCTGTTTACGGATGGTTATGCCATTAATAAGTTTAAGAACGTCAATTCAGATGGAAGTGCGGGCTCCAATCCGGATCATACCGACACAGACTTCCCTGTATTCCGTCTGGCCGATATTTACCTCATGGCAGCAGAAGCCATCATGAGAAGTGGCGGAGATATGGATACGGCAGTTGGATATTTCAACACGGTTCGTAAAAGAGCCTTCAATAATTCATCAGCAGGTGATATTACCGCAGGAGAATTGACACTCGATTTTCTACTCGATGAGCGGGGTCGGGAATTGTACTGGGAGTGCCAAAGAAGAACGGATCTCATCCGTTTTGGCAAATTCAGCAATACGGATTATCAGTGGGCATGGAAAGGAGGCGTAATGGAAGGAAAGTCAGTGGAAGCCTGGAGGGATATTTTCCCGATTCCTTCTGCAGACCTGGGGGCCAACCCAAACCTTGAACAGAATACAGGATATTGA
- a CDS encoding SusC/RagA family TonB-linked outer membrane protein has protein sequence MGKNRLSGRGMLILFILGMPLFIFGQRTITGTITDASTGEPLFGVNVLARETLNGTVTDFDGKYELEIPAEVKTLVFSYTGFESQEIAIGESNIIDVLLSSGVALDEVIVIGYGTVKRSDATGSLQSVTSKDFNKGSITGPQELLAGKIAGVTITTDGSPGGGSRIRVRGESSISASNDPLIVIDGVPLDNGGVSGSRNPLNVINPNDIESMTVLKDASASAIYGNRASGGVILITTKKGSLGGGIHLGYNGNISFGNASNRIDVLTADEYRATLTDYYGEGHPSLALLGDANTNWQDEIYQQAFSHDHNLSVSGGVGNVPYRVSLGYSDKNGILMTDNFNRLTGSVNLTPGFFDNKLQVKLHAKVMKTQNHFADRGAIGNSLSFDPTQQIYDEGNAYGGFFTWTLPNGNPNSLAPTNPLALINLRDDNSDVLRYITNANIDYRFHFLPELRANLNLAYDFSEGNGTIYIPTIASFSFNQLTGGGVDNVYSQSKYNSLLEYYMNYKKDFGKHSLDAMAGYSWQHFKVANTYTNSDVARTPENIVTGDDPAEYYLVSLFGRLNYSFSDKYLFTFTLRRDGTSRFSPENRWGLFPAVALGVKLIENGNQYFNNVKLRAGWGVTGQQDIGDYYAYLARYQLSFDNARYQFGDQFISTLRPNGYDENIKWEETTTYNVGLDFSLVKDRVSGTLEVYKRYTKDLLNYIPVPAGTNLTNFINTNVGNIENQGVELTLNLTPYLTEKNSWDLAVNVGYNQSEITKLTATDDPEYQGVAVGGIAGGVGSNIQIHTVGYAPNSFYVYEQLYDESGNILEGQFADRNKDGIVNDQDKYRYQKPAADYSIGFTSNLKLGNFDFSFAGRAAIGNYVYNNVQTDMGYLNRMYGSTGTLWNVNQSAVDLNVINQSNLTFSDHFVKKANFLRLDHITMGYNFNELIGHGIRVFATLQNPFVLTKYDGLDPEIGNGIDNNIYPRPRTFVIGLNADFSLSKKAK, from the coding sequence ATGGGTAAAAATAGACTTTCAGGTAGAGGGATGCTGATCCTGTTTATTCTGGGCATGCCTTTATTTATTTTTGGTCAGAGAACCATAACCGGTACCATAACAGATGCGAGTACCGGAGAGCCCCTTTTCGGGGTGAACGTTTTAGCCAGGGAGACCTTAAATGGTACAGTTACCGACTTTGACGGGAAGTACGAACTGGAGATCCCTGCCGAAGTAAAGACCCTGGTATTCAGTTACACAGGGTTTGAAAGCCAGGAAATTGCCATTGGAGAATCGAATATTATTGACGTGTTGCTTTCTTCCGGGGTGGCGCTTGATGAGGTGATCGTTATCGGTTACGGTACGGTGAAGAGAAGTGATGCCACGGGTTCACTCCAATCGGTGACTTCCAAAGATTTTAACAAAGGATCCATTACAGGACCCCAGGAGTTGCTCGCCGGAAAAATCGCCGGGGTGACTATTACCACGGACGGTAGCCCGGGGGGAGGATCAAGGATCAGGGTGCGCGGGGAGTCTTCCATCAGTGCTTCTAATGATCCTTTGATCGTAATTGACGGTGTGCCCCTGGATAATGGTGGTGTTTCGGGAAGCCGGAACCCGCTGAATGTGATCAATCCAAATGACATCGAGTCCATGACCGTTCTCAAGGATGCTTCTGCATCTGCCATTTACGGAAACAGGGCTTCTGGTGGGGTTATCCTGATCACGACCAAAAAAGGGAGCCTGGGTGGCGGTATCCACCTGGGGTATAATGGCAATATTTCTTTCGGCAATGCGAGCAACAGGATTGATGTTTTGACCGCCGATGAATACAGAGCCACCCTGACCGATTATTATGGAGAAGGACACCCTTCCCTGGCGCTGCTGGGTGATGCGAATACGAACTGGCAGGATGAAATTTATCAGCAAGCCTTTTCACACGACCATAACCTGAGTGTTTCCGGTGGTGTGGGCAATGTTCCTTACCGTGTTTCCCTGGGGTATTCCGATAAAAACGGTATCCTGATGACGGATAACTTTAACCGTTTGACAGGAAGCGTGAACCTGACGCCCGGATTCTTTGACAATAAACTGCAGGTGAAATTGCATGCCAAAGTGATGAAAACACAGAATCACTTTGCCGACAGAGGAGCCATTGGCAATTCACTTTCCTTCGACCCTACACAGCAAATTTACGATGAAGGGAATGCTTATGGAGGTTTCTTCACATGGACGCTTCCCAACGGCAATCCTAATTCTTTGGCTCCGACCAATCCTTTGGCTTTGATAAACCTGCGTGATGATAATTCTGACGTACTCAGGTATATTACCAACGCCAACATCGATTATCGTTTCCATTTTTTGCCGGAACTCAGGGCCAACCTCAACCTGGCCTATGATTTTTCCGAAGGAAACGGAACCATTTACATTCCTACCATTGCCTCTTTTTCTTTCAACCAGTTGACTGGTGGTGGGGTGGATAATGTTTACAGCCAGAGCAAATACAACAGCCTGCTGGAATATTACATGAATTATAAGAAGGATTTTGGAAAACATTCTCTAGATGCGATGGCCGGTTATTCCTGGCAGCATTTTAAGGTAGCCAATACCTACACCAATTCAGATGTCGCCAGAACACCGGAAAACATCGTGACGGGAGATGATCCAGCCGAGTATTACCTGGTATCCCTCTTTGGAAGGTTGAATTACAGTTTTAGTGATAAATACTTATTCACTTTCACTTTGAGAAGGGATGGTACTTCCAGATTCTCCCCTGAGAACAGATGGGGATTGTTCCCTGCCGTAGCATTGGGTGTGAAGTTGATCGAAAATGGAAATCAATATTTTAACAACGTCAAACTGAGAGCAGGCTGGGGGGTAACCGGTCAACAGGATATAGGGGATTATTATGCTTATCTGGCGAGATATCAGTTGAGCTTTGACAATGCCAGGTACCAGTTCGGGGATCAGTTCATTTCAACACTAAGGCCTAACGGTTACGACGAAAACATCAAATGGGAAGAAACGACCACTTATAATGTTGGACTGGACTTCTCCCTCGTGAAAGACCGCGTGTCCGGTACCCTTGAGGTGTACAAGCGTTATACCAAGGACCTGTTGAACTATATTCCAGTTCCGGCCGGGACCAACCTGACCAACTTTATCAATACCAATGTTGGAAATATCGAGAACCAGGGCGTGGAACTGACGCTTAACCTCACGCCTTACCTGACGGAGAAAAATTCCTGGGACCTGGCCGTGAACGTCGGTTACAATCAATCGGAGATCACCAAACTGACTGCTACCGACGATCCTGAATACCAGGGCGTTGCGGTCGGAGGGATTGCCGGCGGGGTAGGAAGTAATATTCAAATACACACCGTAGGATATGCGCCAAACTCATTTTACGTTTACGAACAGTTGTATGATGAAAGCGGTAATATTCTCGAAGGACAATTTGCAGACAGAAACAAAGACGGAATCGTGAACGATCAGGACAAATACAGGTACCAAAAACCGGCAGCGGATTACTCTATCGGTTTTACAAGTAATCTGAAACTTGGTAATTTTGACTTTTCTTTTGCGGGAAGGGCGGCTATCGGCAACTACGTTTACAACAACGTTCAGACCGACATGGGCTATCTAAACAGGATGTATGGATCAACAGGAACGCTTTGGAACGTGAATCAATCTGCCGTGGACCTCAACGTCATTAACCAGTCCAACCTGACTTTTAGTGATCATTTTGTAAAAAAGGCCAATTTCCTCAGACTGGATCACATCACGATGGGATACAACTTCAATGAACTCATTGGTCACGGCATCCGGGTATTTGCGACCCTGCAAAATCCGTTCGTACTCACCAAATACGACGGGCTGGATCCGGAGATTGGCAATGGAATTGACAACAACATTTACCCACGACCCAGAACGTTTGTCATTGGCTTAAATGCAGACTTTTCTCTTTCTAAAAAAGCTAAATAA
- a CDS encoding SusF/SusE family outer membrane protein codes for MKLRLLLSALFCAILLSGFSQITTVGLIGDATPGGWDTDTPMVQDTENPDLWTLNVTLVAGAAKFRADALWTVNWGSSDFPCGTGVQDGDNIPVFAGEYDVTFNAATGEYCFNVISPIGIIGDATPGGWGNDTNMYKDTTEHGFFIEIDLVAGAAKFRKDDDWVVNWGSLDWPSGIGVQDGDNIPVPTSGTYRVTLDTMSGAYNFEELIAINSIGLVGDATPGGWDVDTELNQDPNDGSIWRANIDLVAGECKFRANGEWVLSWGGADWPSGIGTADGGNITVPTDGFYQVTLNTTTGAYSFLPVVYYETIGIIGDATPGGWAEDTDMEVDPDNPELWNVRMEFTTGEAKFRADNDWPVNWGAGDFPSGIGTQDGANIPVPAGEYFVDFNTTTGAYNFTQIIAYDTIGVVGTGSPSGSWDIDEDLTKDPDNELHFFSNYILMQDGEAKFRANHAWTINWGGDTWPTGTGTQDGPNIPTVGGAYSVSLFTDTGDFAFGDPVSTKEELLNPADVQVFPNPVGETLNVDLSKLQLKGDVTMTVMDINGKKLLTKTAAATSNLTVNVAGLQNGNYILHITSEGYIIGKRFSIAK; via the coding sequence ATGAAATTACGATTACTTTTATCTGCACTTTTCTGTGCAATTCTTTTGTCTGGTTTTAGCCAGATCACTACCGTGGGACTTATTGGGGATGCCACTCCCGGAGGATGGGATACTGATACTCCAATGGTTCAGGATACCGAGAATCCGGATTTGTGGACCCTCAACGTCACACTTGTTGCCGGAGCTGCTAAATTCAGAGCGGATGCTCTCTGGACGGTCAACTGGGGGTCTTCAGACTTTCCGTGCGGTACCGGCGTGCAAGATGGTGATAACATCCCCGTTTTTGCAGGAGAATATGATGTTACTTTTAACGCTGCTACCGGCGAATACTGTTTTAATGTAATCTCTCCTATCGGCATCATCGGTGATGCGACACCAGGTGGATGGGGAAACGATACGAATATGTATAAAGACACCACGGAACATGGTTTTTTCATAGAAATTGACCTCGTTGCCGGTGCTGCCAAGTTCAGAAAAGATGATGACTGGGTTGTCAACTGGGGATCTTTGGATTGGCCAAGTGGCATCGGAGTTCAGGACGGAGATAATATTCCAGTCCCTACCTCAGGAACCTACCGGGTAACCCTGGACACTATGTCTGGTGCTTATAACTTCGAAGAACTTATCGCTATCAATTCCATCGGTCTTGTGGGTGATGCCACGCCAGGTGGATGGGACGTAGACACAGAACTCAACCAGGATCCAAATGATGGAAGCATCTGGAGAGCCAACATTGACCTGGTCGCTGGAGAATGTAAATTCCGCGCCAACGGTGAGTGGGTTCTTTCCTGGGGAGGTGCTGATTGGCCTAGTGGTATTGGTACAGCGGACGGTGGCAACATTACTGTTCCAACAGACGGTTTTTACCAGGTTACCCTGAATACGACTACAGGAGCTTACAGTTTCCTGCCGGTTGTTTATTATGAGACGATTGGTATTATCGGTGATGCTACTCCAGGTGGATGGGCAGAAGATACAGATATGGAAGTAGATCCTGATAATCCTGAATTATGGAACGTAAGAATGGAATTCACCACCGGTGAGGCAAAATTCAGGGCTGACAACGACTGGCCAGTCAACTGGGGTGCGGGTGACTTCCCTTCAGGTATCGGAACTCAGGATGGAGCCAATATACCTGTTCCTGCCGGGGAGTACTTTGTTGATTTTAACACGACTACCGGAGCATATAACTTCACTCAAATCATTGCTTACGATACCATCGGAGTCGTAGGAACAGGCAGTCCTTCCGGAAGCTGGGACATTGACGAAGATCTCACCAAAGATCCGGACAATGAGTTGCACTTCTTCTCAAACTACATCCTTATGCAAGACGGAGAAGCTAAATTCAGAGCCAACCACGCATGGACTATCAACTGGGGTGGTGACACATGGCCAACCGGTACAGGAACTCAGGACGGGCCAAATATTCCAACTGTTGGTGGCGCATATAGCGTATCCCTTTTCACAGACACGGGAGATTTCGCTTTTGGTGACCCGGTCAGCACAAAAGAAGAATTGTTGAACCCTGCTGATGTACAGGTATTCCCTAACCCTGTTGGAGAAACCCTGAACGTCGATTTGAGCAAGTTACAACTGAAAGGCGATGTGACCATGACTGTCATGGACATCAACGGAAAAAAATTGTTGACTAAAACTGCTGCCGCGACTTCTAACCTGACCGTTAATGTGGCAGGTCTCCAGAACGGAAACTACATCCTGCACATTACTTCCGAAGGATATATCATCGGCAAACGTTTCAGTATTGCAAAATAA
- a CDS encoding Rieske 2Fe-2S domain-containing protein has translation MPSKLFIHPDISLAETLPASFYRSTEMFETLKEKVFLRSWQWIGDETMVKDPMHVHPLILLEGFLTEPLLLTKNEAGEISCLSNVCTHRGNLVADAAGPAKRLQCMYHGRRFSLDGKFEFMPEFKTTKNFPRPCDDLHPFSFKQWGTLLFVGMDPLFDFSSVLARMDERIGFLPLKAFKRAPDRSRDYPVHAHWALYCDNYLEGFHIPYVHPELNKVLDYRDYTTEVYDYCNLQVGYADDPEVCFDLPEGHIDYGKNVAAYYFWVFPNMMFNFYPWGLSINIVKPLAVDKSLVSFISYIYDETKLEEGAGSILDAVEMEDEYVVEGVQKGVRSRFYQAGRFSPTREQGVHHFHSLLARFVNQEGKQATSSPD, from the coding sequence ATGCCATCAAAATTATTCATACATCCTGATATTTCCCTGGCCGAAACACTGCCTGCTTCTTTTTACAGGAGTACGGAAATGTTTGAAACGCTAAAAGAAAAGGTTTTCCTTCGCTCCTGGCAATGGATTGGGGACGAAACCATGGTAAAAGATCCCATGCACGTTCACCCGTTGATTTTGCTGGAAGGCTTTTTGACGGAGCCTTTGCTGCTGACGAAAAACGAAGCCGGTGAAATTTCCTGTCTGAGCAATGTGTGCACCCACCGGGGAAACCTGGTGGCCGATGCCGCCGGGCCGGCTAAACGGTTACAGTGTATGTATCACGGGCGAAGGTTTTCCCTTGATGGAAAATTTGAATTCATGCCCGAGTTCAAAACTACTAAAAACTTCCCGCGGCCTTGCGATGACCTGCATCCCTTTTCTTTTAAGCAATGGGGAACGCTGTTGTTTGTCGGAATGGATCCTTTGTTCGACTTTTCTTCCGTATTGGCGAGGATGGATGAGCGAATAGGTTTTCTTCCCCTGAAAGCCTTTAAAAGGGCTCCTGACCGCTCCAGGGATTATCCTGTCCATGCACATTGGGCGCTTTATTGCGACAACTACCTTGAGGGGTTTCATATTCCGTACGTTCATCCCGAATTAAACAAGGTATTGGACTATCGTGATTATACCACGGAGGTCTATGATTATTGCAATCTTCAGGTCGGTTATGCCGATGATCCGGAGGTATGTTTTGATTTGCCGGAAGGGCATATCGATTATGGTAAAAATGTGGCCGCTTATTATTTCTGGGTGTTCCCGAATATGATGTTCAATTTTTACCCATGGGGATTATCCATCAATATCGTCAAACCACTGGCCGTTGACAAGAGCCTGGTTTCCTTTATTTCCTACATTTATGATGAAACAAAGCTGGAAGAAGGTGCAGGCTCGATTCTGGATGCCGTTGAAATGGAAGATGAATATGTAGTGGAAGGCGTTCAGAAAGGGGTGCGTTCCCGGTTTTACCAGGCCGGGCGTTTTTCCCCGACCCGGGAACAGGGGGTGCATCATTTTCATAGCTTACTGGCGCGTTTTGTGAACCAGGAAGGGAAGCAGGCGACAAGTTCTCCGGATTAA
- a CDS encoding prolyl oligopeptidase family serine peptidase has protein sequence MVKSSLSLVCFSFILFQSMAQDLTLFEKHRFTIDEQPISFRLLLPENYDATQNYPLIFFLHGAGERGDDNETQLVHGAKLFLKDEVRKNYPAIVVFPQCTKDSYWSNVGHSVDLTSRKRDFYFRKAGAPTKSMELAGALLEFLLDTYPVDENRVYIGGLSMGGMGTFEMVRRYPGVFAAAFPICGGANPATAKQLKNVSWWIFHGAKDDVVPPKFSEEMATNLKKAGADVRFTLYPEANHNSWDSAFAEKDLLPWLFTQKKH, from the coding sequence ATGGTTAAAAGCAGTTTATCCCTTGTATGTTTCTCATTTATCCTTTTTCAATCTATGGCTCAGGACTTAACCCTTTTCGAAAAACACCGGTTCACAATAGATGAACAACCGATATCATTCCGCCTGTTATTGCCTGAAAATTATGATGCCACTCAAAATTATCCCTTGATTTTCTTTTTGCATGGAGCAGGAGAAAGAGGGGACGACAATGAAACCCAATTGGTTCACGGGGCGAAATTATTTTTAAAGGATGAGGTGAGGAAAAATTATCCGGCTATTGTCGTTTTTCCCCAATGCACCAAAGACAGCTATTGGAGTAATGTGGGGCACAGCGTTGACCTGACCTCCAGAAAAAGGGATTTTTACTTTCGCAAGGCAGGAGCTCCTACAAAATCAATGGAGCTCGCCGGGGCCTTACTGGAATTTCTCCTCGACACTTACCCTGTTGATGAAAACCGGGTCTATATTGGAGGATTATCCATGGGAGGCATGGGAACATTTGAAATGGTCAGGCGTTATCCAGGAGTATTCGCAGCCGCTTTCCCCATTTGCGGAGGGGCCAACCCGGCAACGGCCAAACAACTCAAAAATGTGAGCTGGTGGATATTCCACGGAGCAAAAGACGATGTCGTGCCGCCGAAATTTTCCGAGGAAATGGCCACAAATCTAAAGAAAGCAGGAGCTGACGTAAGGTTCACTCTATATCCCGAAGCCAACCACAACAGCTGGGATTCAGCCTTTGCCGAAAAAGACTTGCTACCCTGGCTCTTCACACAAAAAAAGCACTAA